In Streptomyces sp. NBC_01426, one genomic interval encodes:
- a CDS encoding diaminobutyrate--2-oxoglutarate transaminase family protein, whose protein sequence is MPPQGTRGPVAAETILRRQAQRESAARTYARSLPIVPVRARGLTIEGADGRRYLDCLSGAGTLALGHNHPVVLEAIRGVLDSGAPLHVLDLATPVKDAFTTELFANLPAALAADARIQFCGPAGTDAVEAALKLVRTATGRSGLMAFTGAYHGMTAGALDASGGATDVRVTRLPYPQDHRCPFGVGGVEGARLGARWTESLLDDPKGGVPTPAGLIVEPVQGEGGVHPAPDDWLRRMREITEARGIPLIADEVQTGVGRTGAFWGVDHAGVVPDVMVLSKAIGGSLPLAVIVYRSELDVWAPGAHAGTFRGNQLAMAAGTATLAYVRRNNLAERAGVLGERMLTALRALAADHPCIGDVRGRGLMLGVELVDPETGDAAPDLAATVRQECLDRGLIVELGGRHSCVVRLLPPLTLTDEQAAAVLERLADAIAATARRSH, encoded by the coding sequence ATCCCGCCGCAAGGAACCAGAGGACCTGTCGCCGCCGAAACCATCCTGCGCAGGCAGGCACAACGGGAGTCCGCCGCCCGGACGTACGCGCGCTCGCTGCCCATCGTCCCGGTGCGCGCCCGGGGCCTGACGATCGAGGGCGCGGACGGACGGCGCTACCTCGACTGCCTGTCCGGTGCGGGCACCCTCGCCCTCGGGCACAACCACCCCGTGGTGCTCGAAGCCATCCGCGGCGTCCTCGACTCCGGCGCACCGCTGCACGTCCTCGACCTGGCGACACCCGTCAAGGACGCCTTCACCACCGAGTTGTTCGCGAACCTTCCGGCGGCGCTCGCGGCCGACGCCCGGATCCAGTTCTGCGGGCCGGCCGGGACGGACGCCGTGGAAGCCGCGCTCAAACTGGTCCGCACCGCCACCGGGCGTTCCGGGCTGATGGCCTTCACGGGCGCGTACCACGGCATGACCGCGGGAGCACTGGACGCCTCCGGCGGGGCCACCGACGTACGCGTCACCCGGCTCCCCTACCCCCAGGACCACCGCTGCCCCTTCGGCGTCGGCGGGGTCGAGGGCGCCCGGCTCGGCGCCCGTTGGACCGAGAGCCTGCTCGACGACCCGAAGGGCGGGGTACCCACGCCCGCCGGGCTCATCGTCGAACCCGTACAGGGAGAGGGTGGCGTCCACCCCGCCCCGGACGACTGGCTCCGGCGGATGCGCGAGATCACCGAGGCCCGGGGAATCCCGCTGATCGCGGACGAGGTGCAGACGGGCGTGGGCCGCACCGGGGCCTTCTGGGGCGTGGACCACGCGGGGGTGGTGCCCGACGTGATGGTGCTGTCCAAGGCCATCGGCGGCAGCCTGCCGCTCGCGGTGATCGTCTACCGGTCCGAACTCGACGTCTGGGCGCCCGGCGCCCACGCCGGCACGTTCCGCGGCAACCAACTGGCCATGGCCGCAGGCACCGCCACCCTCGCCTACGTCCGCCGCAACAACCTCGCGGAACGCGCCGGGGTACTGGGCGAACGCATGCTGACGGCCCTGCGCGCCCTGGCCGCCGACCACCCGTGCATCGGCGACGTACGAGGCCGCGGGCTGATGCTGGGCGTCGAACTCGTGGACCCCGAAACCGGCGACGCCGCCCCGGACCTCGCCGCCACCGTCCGCCAGGAATGCCTGGACCGCGGGCTGATCGTCGAACTCGGCGGCCGCCACTCCTGCGTGGTCCGCCTGCTCCCCCCGCTCACCCTGACCGACGAGCAGGCCGCAGCCGTCCTGGAACGGCTGGCCGACGCCATCGCCGCCACCGCCCGACGGTCCCACTGA
- a CDS encoding trypsin-like serine peptidase: MRPIRPVTAILCAAALALTAAACGPGDGEAGGDAKPTVAASLPPGTDGIKIPDELRDKLKEHGVDLEKWRGGAWKNWKQEDWLREAGDYINPVIEGLWDPDRMRDADKTPQPPAVDPDAGKDQGVTDPTPVPVRARGAVAPYHSSVPASGKVFFDGPEGSMVCSATVVKDPAHPGKSNMVWTAGHCVHAGKAGGWYRNIAFVPSYNNAGRASAQLKGAPREQVAPYGVWWSDWAQTSDQWIASGGPTGGAGAPYDFAVLHVAPEKGSGKSLEETVGSALPVDFNAPAVGKVAGITATGYPAAAPFDGQRAFQCTDKPGRLSLKAADPVMYRIGCTMTGGSSGGGWVAAGADGRPALVSNTSIGPAKAGWLAGPRLGPEAKGIYSAVSAKFK; this comes from the coding sequence ATGCGACCGATCCGACCGGTCACCGCGATCCTGTGCGCGGCCGCGCTCGCGCTGACCGCCGCAGCCTGTGGCCCCGGCGACGGGGAGGCCGGCGGCGACGCCAAGCCGACCGTGGCTGCGAGTCTTCCGCCCGGTACGGACGGGATCAAGATCCCGGACGAGCTCAGGGACAAGCTCAAGGAGCACGGCGTCGACCTGGAGAAGTGGCGGGGAGGTGCGTGGAAGAACTGGAAGCAGGAGGACTGGCTCCGCGAGGCGGGCGACTACATCAACCCGGTCATCGAGGGTCTGTGGGACCCGGACCGGATGCGTGACGCCGACAAGACTCCGCAGCCTCCGGCCGTGGATCCGGACGCGGGCAAGGACCAGGGTGTCACGGACCCGACGCCGGTTCCGGTGCGGGCGAGGGGTGCGGTGGCGCCGTACCACTCCAGCGTTCCGGCGTCCGGCAAGGTCTTCTTCGACGGCCCCGAGGGGTCGATGGTCTGCTCGGCGACCGTGGTGAAGGACCCGGCGCACCCGGGCAAGTCCAACATGGTGTGGACGGCTGGTCACTGTGTCCACGCGGGCAAGGCGGGCGGCTGGTACCGCAACATCGCCTTCGTGCCGTCCTACAACAACGCGGGCAGGGCGTCGGCGCAGCTGAAGGGCGCGCCGCGCGAGCAGGTCGCCCCCTACGGCGTGTGGTGGAGCGACTGGGCGCAGACCTCGGACCAGTGGATCGCGTCGGGTGGTCCCACCGGTGGCGCGGGCGCTCCGTACGACTTCGCGGTGCTGCACGTCGCACCGGAGAAGGGCAGCGGCAAGTCGCTGGAGGAGACGGTCGGTTCGGCGCTTCCGGTGGACTTCAACGCGCCGGCGGTGGGCAAGGTCGCGGGCATCACGGCGACGGGCTACCCGGCTGCGGCTCCGTTCGACGGCCAGCGGGCGTTCCAGTGCACGGACAAGCCCGGTCGTCTGTCGTTGAAGGCCGCCGACCCGGTGATGTACCGCATCGGTTGCACCATGACCGGCGGTTCCTCGGGTGGCGGTTGGGTCGCGGCGGGTGCCGACGGCAGGCCGGCGCTGGTGTCGAACACCTCGATCGGCCCGGCCAAGGCCGGTTGGCTGGCCGGTCCGCGCCTGGGCCCGGAGGCCAAGGGCATCTACTCCGCGGTGAGCGCCAAGTTCAAGTAG
- the hflX gene encoding GTPase HflX, producing the protein MTSSSSPSQDARDAQDVRDPQSFTESLRADALMEEDVAWSHEIDGDRDGEQLERSERAALRRVVGLSTELEDVTEVEYRQLRLERVVLVGVWTSGTVTDAENSLAELAALAETAGALVLDGVIQRRDKPDPATFIGSGKARELRDIVMESGADTVVCDGELSPGQLIALEDVVKVKVVDRTALILDIFAQHAKSREGKAQVALAQMQYMLPRLRGWGASLSRQMGGGGGGGMATRGPGETKIETDRRRIREKMAKMRREIADMKTGRDIKRQERRRNKVPSVAIAGYTNAGKSSLLNRLTGAGVLVENSLFATLDPTVRRAETPSGRIYTLADTVGFVRHLPHHLVEAFRSTMEEVGDSDLILHIVDGSHPAPEEQLAAVREVIREVGAVNVPEIVVINKADAADPLVLQRLLRIERHSIAVSARTGMGIDELLALIDTELPRPEVEVEALVPYTRGSLIARAHAEGEVISEEHTPEGTLLKARVHQELAADLAPYVPAKH; encoded by the coding sequence ATGACCTCCTCTTCTTCCCCTTCCCAGGACGCGCGGGACGCACAGGACGTGCGTGACCCGCAGAGCTTCACCGAGAGCCTTCGGGCCGATGCCCTGATGGAAGAGGACGTCGCCTGGAGCCACGAGATCGACGGAGACCGGGACGGCGAGCAGCTTGAGCGCTCCGAGCGCGCGGCCCTGCGGCGCGTGGTCGGTCTCTCCACCGAGCTCGAAGACGTCACCGAGGTCGAGTACCGACAGCTCCGGCTGGAGCGCGTCGTACTCGTCGGTGTCTGGACCTCCGGCACGGTGACGGACGCCGAGAACTCCCTCGCGGAGCTCGCCGCCCTCGCCGAGACGGCGGGCGCCCTCGTCCTCGACGGCGTGATCCAGCGTCGCGACAAGCCCGACCCGGCCACCTTCATCGGCTCCGGCAAGGCCCGCGAACTGCGCGACATCGTCATGGAGAGCGGCGCCGACACCGTCGTCTGCGACGGTGAGCTCAGCCCCGGCCAGCTCATCGCCCTCGAAGACGTGGTCAAGGTCAAGGTCGTCGACCGCACCGCGCTCATCCTCGACATCTTCGCCCAGCACGCGAAGTCCCGAGAGGGCAAGGCCCAGGTCGCGCTCGCGCAGATGCAGTACATGCTGCCGCGCCTGCGTGGCTGGGGTGCGTCGCTGTCCCGTCAGATGGGTGGCGGCGGCGGTGGCGGCATGGCCACCCGTGGCCCCGGTGAAACCAAGATCGAGACCGACCGGCGTCGGATCCGCGAGAAGATGGCGAAGATGCGCCGGGAGATCGCGGACATGAAGACCGGCCGCGACATCAAGCGCCAGGAACGCCGGCGCAACAAGGTGCCCTCGGTCGCCATCGCCGGCTACACCAACGCTGGCAAGTCCTCGCTGCTCAACCGCCTCACGGGCGCCGGCGTGCTGGTGGAGAACTCGCTGTTCGCCACCCTCGACCCGACCGTGCGCCGGGCCGAGACGCCGTCCGGCCGGATCTACACCCTGGCCGACACCGTCGGTTTCGTCCGGCACCTGCCCCACCACCTGGTCGAGGCGTTCCGCTCCACGATGGAGGAGGTCGGCGACTCCGACCTCATCCTGCACATCGTGGACGGCTCGCACCCGGCCCCGGAGGAGCAGCTGGCGGCCGTACGCGAAGTGATCCGCGAGGTCGGCGCGGTCAACGTGCCCGAGATCGTCGTGATCAACAAGGCGGACGCGGCGGACCCGCTCGTCCTCCAGCGGCTGCTGCGCATCGAGCGGCACTCCATCGCCGTCTCGGCCCGCACCGGCATGGGCATCGACGAGCTGCTGGCGCTCATCGACACCGAGCTGCCGCGACCCGAGGTCGAGGTGGAGGCACTGGTGCCGTACACCCGCGGCTCGCTGATCGCCCGGGCCCACGCCGAGGGCGAGGTCATCTCCGAGGAGCACACCCCGGAGGGCACCCTGCTCAAGGCACGCGTCCACCAGGAACTCGCCGCGGACCTGGCACCGTACGTGCCGGCCAAGCACTGA
- a CDS encoding M1 family metallopeptidase — MQLTSPRLRAALLAAASLTLVAAVLPPPQPLGIGDRLFPELGNPGYDVLSYDLSFTYKDNRTPLDAVTVISARTLHALDRINLDFTHGQVASAEVNGEPARFESAGEDLVLTPARPVTQGSVLSITVRHTSDPRGRGDGGWVPTEDGLAMANQADAAHRVFPCNDHPADKAYFTFRITAPAGLTAVANGLPGALPTRRAGGPTTWTYRTLHPMATELAQVSVGTSEVVHHTGPHGLPLRDVVPAADRVRLEPWLKKTDGHVRWMEERVGRYPFENYGVLIARATTGFELETQTLSLFEHGLFSGNAGYPEWYVEAVMVHELAHQWFGDSVSPRTWSDLWLNEGHATWYEALYADGLGKYSLERRMREAYQRSDQWRAAGGPPAAPKAAAPGEKIGLFRPVVYDGAALILYALRQEVGAATFDRIERRWVAAHADSTAGTDDFVHLASQEAGRDLTAFLKPWLYGTTTPAMPGHPEWGGPKSV, encoded by the coding sequence ATGCAGCTCACCTCCCCCCGCCTGCGTGCCGCCCTGCTCGCCGCCGCCTCGCTCACCCTCGTCGCCGCCGTACTGCCCCCGCCCCAGCCGCTGGGCATCGGCGACCGGCTCTTCCCCGAGCTCGGCAACCCCGGGTACGACGTCCTCTCGTACGACCTGTCCTTCACGTACAAGGACAACCGGACCCCGCTCGACGCCGTCACCGTCATCAGCGCCCGCACCCTGCACGCGCTGGACCGCATCAACCTCGACTTCACCCACGGCCAGGTGGCGTCCGCCGAGGTCAACGGGGAACCGGCCCGGTTCGAGAGCGCGGGAGAGGACCTCGTACTGACCCCCGCCCGCCCGGTCACCCAGGGGTCCGTGCTGAGCATCACCGTGCGCCACACCAGCGACCCGCGCGGCCGCGGCGACGGCGGCTGGGTGCCCACCGAGGACGGACTGGCCATGGCCAACCAGGCCGACGCCGCCCACCGCGTCTTCCCCTGCAACGACCACCCCGCCGACAAGGCGTACTTCACCTTCCGGATCACCGCCCCGGCCGGGCTCACGGCGGTGGCCAACGGACTGCCCGGCGCGCTCCCGACCCGCCGCGCGGGCGGCCCGACCACCTGGACGTACCGCACCCTGCACCCCATGGCCACCGAACTGGCCCAGGTCTCCGTCGGGACCTCGGAGGTCGTCCACCACACGGGCCCGCACGGACTCCCGCTGCGCGACGTGGTGCCCGCCGCCGACCGGGTGCGCCTGGAACCCTGGCTGAAGAAGACCGACGGCCACGTCCGGTGGATGGAGGAGCGGGTCGGGCGCTACCCCTTCGAGAACTACGGAGTGCTGATCGCCCGGGCCACGACCGGCTTCGAGCTGGAGACCCAGACCCTCTCGCTCTTCGAGCACGGCCTGTTCTCCGGGAACGCCGGCTACCCCGAGTGGTACGTCGAGGCCGTGATGGTCCACGAACTCGCACACCAGTGGTTCGGGGACAGCGTGAGCCCCCGCACCTGGTCCGACCTGTGGCTCAACGAAGGACACGCGACCTGGTACGAGGCCCTGTACGCCGACGGCCTCGGCAAGTACTCCCTGGAGCGACGCATGCGCGAGGCGTACCAGCGCTCCGACCAGTGGCGGGCCGCCGGTGGCCCCCCGGCCGCCCCCAAGGCCGCCGCCCCCGGGGAGAAGATCGGCCTGTTCCGGCCCGTGGTCTACGACGGGGCCGCGCTCATCCTGTACGCCCTGCGCCAGGAGGTCGGCGCCGCGACCTTCGACCGGATCGAGCGCCGCTGGGTGGCCGCGCACGCGGACTCCACGGCCGGCACGGACGACTTCGTCCACCTGGCCTCACAGGAGGCGGGGCGCGACCTGACCGCGTTCCTCAAGCCCTGGCTGTACGGCACGACCACCCCGGCGATGCCGGGGCATCCGGAATGGGGCGGCCCGAAAAGCGTGTGA
- a CDS encoding RelA/SpoT family protein has product MSAEATNPEAHPEARPELRRRGRSRLDLRRLGRAALLGPASRDRLPDAIGHVAEAHRAHHPDADLSILRRAYLLAETSHRGQMRKSGEPYITHPLAVTLILAELGAETTTLTASLLHDTVEDTDVTLDQVREEFGNEVCFIVDGVTKVEKIDYGAAAEPETFRKMLVATGNDVRVMSIKLADRLHNMRTLGVMRPDKQARIAKVTRDVLIPLAERLGVQALKTELEDLVFAILHPEEYEETRALIAAHAGERDPLPGIADSVRGVLRDAGIAAEVVVRPRHFVSVHRISRKRGELRGSDFGRVLILVGENADCYAVLGELHTCFTPVVSEFKDFIASPKFNLYQSLHTAVATAEGHVAEVIVRTRQMHRVAEAGVVALGNPYTTPPVDAAEGDEERVDPTRPGWLSRLLDWQQSAPDPDTFWTVLRAELAQDREITVFRADGGTLGLPGGASCIDAAYAQHGEAAHGCIGARVNGRLTSLSSRLSDGDTVQLLLAHDASSGPAADWLDHAKTPAARIAISGWLQTHPDSAAATTTAARAPLSVVGARGGGANAVADLPDAPVRLAGCCTPVPPDAVAGFVVRGGAVTVHRVHCPAVAQMRAVGRTSVAVHWRATADCRVTLLAESFGRPHLLADLTEAIAREGVEVVSATVEPPVEQRVRHSYTLQLPDATGLPALMRAMRDVPGVYDVSRA; this is encoded by the coding sequence ATGAGTGCAGAGGCCACGAACCCCGAAGCACACCCCGAAGCGCGCCCTGAGCTGCGTAGACGGGGCCGGAGCAGGCTGGATCTGCGCCGGCTCGGGCGTGCCGCGCTGCTCGGGCCCGCGTCCCGAGACCGGCTTCCGGACGCCATCGGACACGTGGCGGAAGCGCATCGCGCCCACCATCCGGACGCCGATCTGTCCATTCTGCGGCGCGCATATCTGCTCGCGGAGACCTCTCACCGCGGCCAAATGCGAAAAAGTGGTGAGCCGTACATCACACATCCGCTCGCCGTCACCCTGATCCTCGCCGAACTCGGCGCGGAGACAACGACGTTGACGGCGTCCCTCCTCCACGACACCGTCGAGGACACGGACGTGACCCTCGATCAGGTACGCGAGGAGTTCGGCAACGAGGTCTGCTTCATCGTGGACGGTGTCACCAAGGTCGAGAAGATCGACTACGGCGCCGCCGCCGAACCCGAGACCTTCCGCAAGATGCTCGTCGCCACCGGCAACGACGTCCGCGTCATGTCCATCAAACTCGCCGACCGACTGCACAACATGCGCACCCTCGGCGTGATGCGCCCCGACAAACAGGCGCGCATCGCCAAGGTCACCCGCGACGTCCTCATCCCGCTCGCCGAACGACTCGGCGTACAGGCCCTCAAGACCGAGCTGGAAGACCTCGTCTTCGCGATCCTGCACCCCGAGGAGTACGAGGAGACCCGCGCGCTCATCGCCGCCCACGCGGGGGAGCGCGACCCGCTGCCCGGGATCGCGGACTCCGTGCGCGGCGTCCTGCGCGACGCCGGCATCGCCGCCGAGGTCGTGGTCCGGCCCCGCCACTTCGTCTCCGTGCACCGCATCTCCCGCAAGCGCGGCGAACTGCGCGGCTCCGACTTCGGACGGGTCCTCATCCTCGTCGGCGAGAACGCCGACTGCTACGCGGTCCTCGGTGAACTCCACACCTGTTTCACCCCGGTGGTCTCGGAGTTCAAGGACTTCATCGCCTCCCCGAAGTTCAACCTCTACCAGTCGCTGCACACCGCCGTCGCCACCGCCGAGGGGCACGTCGCCGAGGTCATCGTCCGCACCCGGCAGATGCACCGCGTCGCCGAGGCCGGGGTGGTCGCGCTCGGAAATCCGTACACCACCCCGCCGGTCGACGCCGCCGAGGGCGACGAGGAGCGGGTCGACCCGACGAGACCCGGCTGGTTGTCCCGACTGCTCGACTGGCAGCAGTCCGCACCCGACCCCGACACCTTCTGGACGGTGCTGCGCGCCGAACTGGCCCAGGACCGCGAGATCACCGTCTTCCGGGCCGACGGCGGGACGCTGGGCCTGCCGGGCGGGGCGAGCTGTATCGACGCCGCCTACGCCCAACACGGTGAGGCGGCGCACGGCTGTATCGGCGCCCGGGTCAACGGGCGCCTCACCTCCCTCTCGTCCCGGCTGTCCGACGGGGACACCGTCCAACTCCTGCTCGCGCACGACGCCTCCTCCGGGCCCGCCGCCGACTGGCTCGACCACGCCAAGACCCCGGCCGCCCGGATCGCCATCAGCGGCTGGCTCCAGACCCACCCCGACTCCGCGGCCGCCACCACCACCGCCGCCCGGGCCCCGCTCTCCGTCGTGGGGGCGCGCGGCGGCGGGGCGAACGCCGTCGCCGACCTGCCGGACGCGCCCGTGCGACTGGCCGGCTGCTGCACCCCCGTACCGCCGGACGCCGTCGCCGGGTTCGTCGTACGCGGCGGAGCCGTCACCGTGCACCGCGTCCACTGCCCGGCGGTGGCCCAGATGCGTGCCGTCGGCCGCACCTCCGTCGCCGTGCACTGGCGGGCCACCGCGGACTGCCGCGTGACCCTGCTCGCCGAATCGTTCGGCCGCCCGCACCTCCTGGCCGATCTGACCGAGGCCATCGCCCGCGAAGGGGTCGAGGTGGTCTCCGCGACCGTGGAACCGCCCGTCGAACAGCGCGTCCGGCACTCCTACACCCTCCAGTTGCCCGACGCGACGGGGCTGCCGGCCCTGATGCGGGCGATGAGGGACGTACCGGGCGTGTACGACGTCAGCCGGGCGTAG
- the dapF gene encoding diaminopimelate epimerase encodes MTHRTLSFLKGHGTENDFVIVPDPDNAIDLPVTAVAALCDRRAGIGADGVLHVVRSAAHPDTAHLADEAEWFMDYRNSDGSIAEMCGNGVRVFARYLLHAGHVEPGDLAVATRGGVKRVHLDKSGDVTVSMGRAELPVGDVTVSVGERSWPARNVNMGNPHAVAFVDSLDDAGTLYTAPPFSPASAYPTGVNVEFVVERGPRHVAMRVHERGSGETRSCGTGACAVAVAAIRRDGVDPAVTGEPVTYTVDLPGGRLVITEHPDGQIDMTGPAVIVAEGELDPTWLTETAFA; translated from the coding sequence GTGACGCACCGCACCCTCTCCTTCCTCAAGGGCCACGGGACCGAGAACGACTTCGTGATCGTTCCCGACCCGGACAACGCCATCGACCTGCCCGTGACCGCCGTCGCCGCACTGTGCGATCGGCGGGCCGGCATCGGGGCCGACGGGGTGCTGCACGTCGTGCGGTCCGCCGCCCACCCCGACACGGCGCACCTGGCCGACGAGGCCGAGTGGTTCATGGACTACCGCAACAGCGACGGGTCCATCGCCGAGATGTGCGGCAACGGCGTCCGGGTCTTCGCCCGCTACCTCCTGCACGCCGGCCACGTCGAGCCCGGCGACCTCGCCGTCGCCACCCGGGGCGGCGTCAAGCGCGTCCACCTCGACAAGAGCGGCGACGTCACCGTCTCCATGGGCCGCGCCGAACTGCCCGTCGGCGACGTCACCGTCTCCGTCGGCGAGCGTTCGTGGCCCGCGCGGAACGTGAACATGGGCAACCCGCACGCGGTGGCCTTCGTCGACAGCCTCGACGACGCCGGGACCCTGTACACCGCCCCGCCGTTCAGTCCGGCGTCCGCGTACCCGACCGGAGTCAACGTCGAGTTCGTCGTCGAGCGGGGCCCCCGGCACGTCGCGATGCGCGTCCACGAGCGCGGCTCCGGCGAGACCCGCTCCTGCGGCACCGGCGCCTGCGCCGTGGCCGTGGCCGCGATCCGACGCGACGGCGTCGACCCGGCCGTGACCGGCGAACCGGTCACGTACACCGTCGACCTCCCCGGCGGACGACTCGTCATCACCGAGCACCCCGACGGGCAGATCGACATGACCGGACCGGCCGTCATCGTGGCCGAGGGCGAGCTCGATCCGACATGGCTGACCGAAACGGCTTTCGCATGA
- the miaA gene encoding tRNA (adenosine(37)-N6)-dimethylallyltransferase MiaA: MRNPAPAPRVIAVVGPTAAGKSDLGVALARHFDGEVVNADSMQLYRGMDIGTAKLTQEERGGVPHHLLDVWDVTETASVAEYQRLARAEIDRLLAQGRTPVLVGGSGLYVRGALDAMEFPGTDPEVRARLEEEATLRGPGALHARLAAADPIAAQAILPSNGRRIVRALEVIEITGRPYTANLPGHESVYETVQIGVDVGRPELDERIALRVDRMWEAGLVDEVRDLEARGLRDGITASRALGYQQVLSALAGACTEDEARAETVRATKRFARRQDSWFRRDPRVHWLSGALADRGELAGLAQSLVERAVTA, encoded by the coding sequence GTGAGGAATCCAGCCCCCGCCCCGCGGGTCATCGCCGTCGTCGGTCCCACCGCGGCCGGAAAGTCCGACTTGGGCGTCGCCCTGGCCCGCCATTTCGACGGCGAGGTCGTCAACGCCGACTCCATGCAGCTGTACCGGGGGATGGACATCGGCACCGCGAAACTGACGCAGGAGGAGCGCGGCGGAGTCCCGCACCACCTCCTCGACGTCTGGGACGTCACCGAGACCGCGAGCGTCGCCGAGTACCAGCGCCTCGCCCGCGCCGAGATCGACCGACTCCTCGCGCAGGGCCGCACGCCCGTCCTCGTCGGCGGCTCCGGGCTGTACGTCCGCGGCGCGCTCGACGCCATGGAGTTCCCCGGCACCGACCCCGAGGTACGGGCCCGCCTGGAGGAGGAGGCCACCCTGCGCGGCCCCGGCGCCCTGCACGCCCGGCTCGCCGCCGCCGACCCGATCGCCGCCCAGGCGATCCTCCCCAGCAACGGCCGCCGGATCGTCCGCGCCCTGGAGGTCATCGAGATCACCGGGCGCCCGTACACCGCGAACCTGCCCGGCCACGAGTCCGTCTACGAGACCGTCCAGATCGGCGTCGACGTGGGCCGGCCGGAACTCGACGAACGGATCGCGCTGCGGGTCGACCGGATGTGGGAGGCCGGGCTCGTCGACGAGGTCCGCGACCTGGAGGCCCGGGGCCTGCGCGACGGGATCACCGCCTCCCGCGCACTCGGCTACCAGCAGGTGTTGTCCGCCCTCGCGGGCGCGTGCACCGAGGACGAGGCGAGGGCCGAGACCGTCCGGGCCACCAAGCGCTTCGCCCGCCGGCAGGACTCGTGGTTCCGGCGCGACCCGCGCGTGCACTGGCTGAGTGGCGCCCTCGCGGACCGCGGGGAACTCGCCGGACTCGCGCAGTCGTTGGTCGAACGAGCGGTCACAGCCTGA
- a CDS encoding gliding motility protein codes for MGVFSRFFGRKEQGSTEEVASADLTAPSEEATDEATEVEAPAATAAEIPQQKSAEASLDSEAGEGART; via the coding sequence ATGGGCGTTTTCAGCCGGTTTTTTGGCCGTAAGGAGCAGGGCTCGACCGAAGAGGTCGCGTCCGCCGACCTGACGGCCCCGTCCGAGGAAGCGACGGACGAGGCGACTGAGGTGGAGGCTCCGGCGGCGACAGCCGCGGAGATTCCGCAGCAGAAGTCCGCGGAGGCTTCCCTGGACAGCGAGGCCGGCGAGGGCGCCCGTACGTAG
- a CDS encoding antitoxin gives MGLLDNLKAKLAPAKDKVGDLAQQHEGKISDGLEKVAKAVDSKTKGKYSGQITSGTGKAKDALGKIAHKDAPGGPTPPATS, from the coding sequence ATGGGCCTGCTGGACAATCTGAAGGCCAAGCTCGCTCCGGCCAAGGACAAGGTCGGCGACCTCGCGCAGCAGCACGAGGGCAAGATTTCCGACGGTCTGGAGAAGGTCGCGAAGGCCGTGGACTCCAAGACCAAGGGCAAGTACAGCGGTCAGATCACGAGCGGGACGGGCAAGGCGAAGGACGCCCTGGGCAAGATCGCGCACAAGGACGCACCCGGCGGGCCGACGCCGCCGGCGACTTCCTGA
- a CDS encoding class III extradiol dioxygenase subunit B-like domain-containing protein, translating into MLVAAAVCPAPPLLVPEVAAGAAAELGDARTACSDALAVLAASRPDLLVVVGAADQDHRGPYPQGSRGTFRGHGVQFDVQLGDGDEGPRLLPTSLAVGAWLLRRARWGAAPVEGLGVGEPLEAEQCLRAGRDLAARDARVALLVMGEGSACRTLKAPGYLDERAAGFDAAAAHALGSADTAALAALDADLAHELQAAGRAPWQVLAGAAEDAGLDGRLLYEDAPYGVGYFVAAWS; encoded by the coding sequence ATGCTCGTAGCCGCCGCCGTCTGTCCCGCCCCGCCGCTCCTCGTGCCGGAGGTCGCCGCGGGAGCCGCCGCCGAACTGGGCGACGCCCGCACCGCCTGCTCCGACGCGCTCGCCGTGCTCGCCGCCTCCCGACCCGACCTGCTGGTCGTCGTCGGTGCCGCCGACCAGGACCACCGCGGGCCCTACCCCCAGGGCTCCCGGGGTACCTTCCGCGGCCACGGCGTGCAGTTCGACGTGCAACTCGGCGACGGCGACGAGGGGCCGCGCCTGCTGCCCACCTCGTTGGCCGTCGGCGCCTGGCTGCTGCGCCGCGCCCGCTGGGGCGCCGCCCCCGTGGAAGGCCTCGGGGTCGGGGAACCGCTCGAAGCCGAACAGTGCCTGCGCGCGGGTCGGGACCTCGCCGCCCGCGACGCCCGCGTCGCCCTGCTCGTGATGGGCGAGGGCAGCGCCTGTCGCACGCTCAAGGCCCCCGGCTACCTCGACGAGCGCGCCGCCGGCTTCGACGCGGCCGCCGCCCACGCCCTCGGATCCGCCGACACCGCCGCGCTGGCCGCCCTCGACGCGGACCTCGCGCACGAACTCCAGGCCGCCGGGCGGGCCCCCTGGCAGGTCCTCGCGGGCGCCGCCGAAGACGCGGGCCTCGACGGTCGGCTGCTGTACGAGGACGCCCCGTACGGGGTCGGCTACTTCGTCGCCGCCTGGTCCTGA